The Cardinium endosymbiont of Culicoides punctatus genome includes a window with the following:
- a CDS encoding FtsX-like permease family protein: MVATAIIQIIERNDMVALFKSLGAHTWQINVIILCNSLYTLYWGMLYGNILGMGLCFFQSHYKLITLETELYYMQHVPISWVWQTIFFPSLCAFCAISLGLYGAITLFNKNKIIEVLELESEISH; encoded by the coding sequence ATGGTTGCTACGGCTATTATTCAGATTATAGAACGTAATGATATGGTGGCTTTATTCAAATCTTTAGGCGCACATACCTGGCAGATTAATGTGATTATTCTTTGCAATAGTTTATATACACTTTATTGGGGCATGTTATATGGAAATATATTGGGTATGGGATTATGTTTTTTTCAATCTCATTATAAGCTGATTACACTTGAGACAGAGTTGTATTATATGCAGCATGTTCCTATTTCTTGGGTCTGGCAAACTATTTTTTTTCCTAGCCTATGTGCATTTTGTGCCATTAGTTTAGGTTTGTATGGTGCAATCACATTATTCAATAAAAATAAAATTATAGAAGTATTAGAATTAGAATCCGAGATTTCTCACTAA
- a CDS encoding ankyrin repeat domain-containing protein, whose translation MLSIEAVYGGHVKIVALLLNHRANPEGITTTKWSSFLSKLGSQKHKKSKNFIFP comes from the coding sequence ATGCTGTCAATAGAAGCAGTGTATGGTGGTCATGTAAAAATCGTAGCGTTGCTATTAAATCACCGAGCTAATCCAGAAGGTATTACAACAACAAAATGGAGTTCATTTTTGTCAAAATTGGGTTCTCAAAAACACAAAAAATCAAAGAACTTCATTTTTCCATGA
- the ligA gene encoding NAD-dependent DNA ligase LigA, protein MHETEISKEMKRLADLIRYHNESYFQKNISEISDYAYDQLLEQLIQLEKRYPHYKLIDSPTEKLGELPSKSFPVAYHRIPMLSLAKTYSEEEVVQFIKRVKKILPNQTIDFVCEPKIDGVALSMIYEHNSLVRVATRGDGEKGDDITQNAKTLFKIPDVITDSQYTSFEVRGEAFMTKEFFETSNQERAKQGQELWANPRNITAGTLKTLDLNLLKEREIIFYAYSFYSQSIPCYTQQEALELLVKLGFSIAPTYKICHDITEIMDYIHSWSKRKNTLLVDIDGIVIKVNAFQQQQAIGITAKAPRWAIAYKYQPEIAHSTLENVTFQVGRTGAITPVAHFNPILLAGTMVRRASLHNADEIARQDLHLGDTVLIEKGGEIIPQVVGVDIKSRNQTSLPIVFTSVCPACSTSLIREMGEAVFYCPNKQACLPQLKGRILHFAHRKAMDIYSLGPKTVDALFEANLIKTVADLYKLRYEQVNQLEGFQEISTKKLLAHIKDSKSIPFNRVLFALGIKHVGETVAKKLAAYFGNMEQLQCATITDLLQVSDIGMKIAQSIIDHLNDPYQQTILTELKDAGLKFSFQKIEKFTKNLVLSSKKLVLSGTFQKYTREELSRLIEQAGGKLNAAVSSKIDYLVVGNSPGPSKVAKARTLGISVLEENDILNMIEP, encoded by the coding sequence ATGCACGAGACAGAGATAAGTAAGGAAATGAAACGTTTGGCAGACCTAATTAGATACCATAATGAATCTTATTTTCAAAAAAATATTTCTGAGATTTCTGACTATGCGTATGATCAATTATTAGAACAGCTGATTCAATTAGAGAAAAGATATCCCCACTATAAACTTATTGATTCTCCTACCGAAAAACTTGGAGAACTTCCTTCAAAAAGTTTTCCAGTTGCTTATCATCGAATACCGATGCTTTCTTTAGCAAAAACCTACTCAGAGGAAGAAGTGGTACAGTTTATCAAGAGGGTAAAAAAAATACTGCCCAACCAAACCATAGATTTTGTCTGTGAACCTAAAATAGATGGTGTAGCACTAAGTATGATTTATGAACATAACAGTTTGGTACGTGTGGCTACACGTGGTGATGGAGAAAAAGGAGATGATATTACTCAAAATGCCAAAACACTTTTTAAAATTCCAGATGTCATTACAGATAGTCAATATACATCTTTTGAAGTACGTGGTGAGGCTTTTATGACCAAAGAATTTTTTGAAACATCCAACCAAGAACGTGCTAAACAGGGACAAGAATTATGGGCCAATCCCCGAAATATTACAGCAGGAACACTCAAAACACTAGATTTAAATCTGCTGAAGGAGCGTGAAATAATATTCTATGCATATAGCTTTTACAGTCAGTCTATACCCTGTTATACACAACAAGAAGCATTGGAATTGTTGGTTAAATTAGGATTTTCTATTGCACCCACTTATAAAATTTGTCATGATATAACTGAAATAATGGATTATATCCACAGTTGGAGTAAACGAAAAAATACACTACTTGTTGATATAGATGGTATAGTAATTAAAGTAAATGCATTTCAACAACAGCAAGCGATTGGAATAACAGCTAAAGCTCCACGATGGGCTATTGCTTATAAATATCAACCAGAAATAGCTCATTCTACCTTAGAAAATGTAACGTTTCAGGTGGGCAGAACAGGTGCCATAACACCTGTAGCACATTTTAACCCTATCTTATTGGCTGGTACTATGGTACGTCGTGCATCTTTACATAATGCAGATGAAATAGCTAGACAAGATCTTCACCTGGGTGACACGGTTTTAATCGAAAAAGGGGGAGAAATTATTCCTCAAGTAGTTGGAGTGGACATTAAAAGTCGTAACCAAACATCGCTTCCCATTGTTTTCACTTCTGTATGTCCTGCTTGTAGTACAAGCCTGATTCGAGAGATGGGTGAAGCTGTTTTCTATTGTCCAAATAAACAAGCCTGTTTGCCCCAACTAAAAGGGAGAATATTACATTTTGCACATCGCAAAGCTATGGATATTTATTCCTTAGGTCCCAAAACAGTTGACGCACTCTTTGAAGCAAATTTAATTAAGACAGTAGCAGATTTGTATAAATTGCGTTATGAACAAGTAAATCAATTGGAAGGCTTTCAAGAAATATCTACAAAAAAACTGCTTGCTCATATTAAAGATTCTAAATCCATACCTTTCAACAGGGTATTGTTTGCACTAGGCATCAAACATGTGGGGGAAACAGTGGCTAAAAAACTAGCTGCTTATTTTGGTAATATGGAGCAATTACAATGTGCTACCATAACAGACCTATTACAGGTATCAGACATAGGCATGAAAATAGCACAAAGTATCATTGATCATTTGAATGATCCTTATCAACAGACTATCCTTACCGAACTTAAGGATGCAGGATTGAAATTTTCATTTCAGAAAATAGAGAAATTTACCAAAAATTTGGTATTATCGTCCAAAAAGCTGGTTCTCTCAGGTACCTTTCAGAAATATACACGGGAAGAACTGAGTAGGTTAATAGAACAGGCAGGAGGAAAACTAAATGCTGCAGTATCCTCTAAAATAGATTATTTAGTAGTAGGAAATAGCCCTGGACCGTCAAAAGTGGCCAAAGCAAGAACGTTAGGTATTTCGGTTTTAGAAGAAAATGACATTCTGAATATGATTGAGCCATGA
- a CDS encoding glycoside hydrolase family 25 protein — translation MNKNFLEGIDVSHHQGNIDWTSLTPCNSNKWFMIAKASEGGTYQDPKFVENFKNMYAHGFRPGAYHRVRFGTGSTTEEQANNLINQLNLADKQWASKNPIISLNLIFSKDDKDDYSLMAPVVEEFVIYLQHKHNITPYISTTQSFWNDNVKNTPEAVKKCPLWIARFRDQEPSPAELPNGWDKWTMWSYSDKGSVPGITGGVALNKMKVNV, via the coding sequence ATGAATAAAAATTTCTTAGAAGGAATTGATGTATCTCACCACCAAGGCAATATAGATTGGACATCGCTAACTCCTTGTAACAGTAACAAGTGGTTTATGATTGCAAAAGCCTCTGAAGGAGGAACTTACCAGGATCCTAAATTTGTGGAAAACTTTAAAAATATGTATGCACATGGCTTTAGACCTGGTGCTTACCACCGTGTAAGATTTGGTACTGGTAGTACTACTGAAGAACAAGCTAATAACCTTATAAACCAGCTAAATTTAGCTGACAAGCAGTGGGCAAGTAAAAATCCAATCATATCGTTGAATTTAATATTCTCAAAAGACGACAAGGATGATTATAGTTTAATGGCTCCTGTTGTAGAAGAATTTGTTATCTATCTACAGCATAAGCATAACATAACTCCTTATATATCTACGACCCAAAGTTTTTGGAATGATAATGTAAAAAATACTCCAGAAGCTGTAAAAAAATGTCCGTTGTGGATTGCTAGATTTAGAGATCAAGAGCCATCACCAGCAGAACTACCAAATGGTTGGGATAAATGGACAATGTGGAGTTATAGTGACAAAGGATCTGTTCCAGGTATTACAGGAGGGGTAGCTCTAAATAAGATGAAGGTTAACGTATAG
- a CDS encoding ankyrin repeat domain-containing protein, with the protein MKHIFKIITFTAMVWMITGISTCTSIARNRSVKSTSMNTQLEKKQTISLSKQGIKAIQNGDMRQLEEIFNRYKDEEDKKSIANTEIRLWQDADGDSLDYMQESILYLAIYHRNIAKGKNKAKYLEIIQFLLDQGANPNVPRKKALFNLIDDYPLSKATQIRDRDVVELLLKYEYGTDVSTLDDSPEGDSSTGSALHIAMGNGDIPILEIFLAHKGINVNLPARNGRLPLQTGIINYEFRRDSNQLNAVRLLLKDKRTDINKKDSFTGDTSLCIAVEWGLTDMVEILLEQKNIYLEPKNSHGRTPLGQAVHGGRVEIVELLLNHGANPEGITPTKWSAFLSNGSQKHKRIQGLLEKAKQANVSKLNFEKRKASPDFLENEKPSKRIR; encoded by the coding sequence ATGAAACACATTTTCAAAATAATCACATTTACAGCCATGGTATGGATGATTACTGGCATAAGTACGTGTACAAGCATTGCACGGAATAGAAGTGTTAAAAGCACATCCATGAATACCCAATTAGAAAAAAAACAAACCATATCTCTTTCTAAACAGGGCATTAAAGCCATTCAAAATGGAGATATGCGGCAACTAGAAGAAATTTTTAATAGGTATAAGGATGAAGAAGATAAAAAAAGCATTGCAAATACAGAAATAAGGTTATGGCAAGATGCAGATGGTGATTCTCTAGATTATATGCAAGAATCTATTTTATATCTCGCTATTTACCATAGAAATATAGCTAAAGGAAAGAATAAAGCTAAATACCTAGAAATCATTCAATTTTTATTGGATCAAGGTGCAAACCCAAACGTACCACGTAAAAAAGCCCTATTTAATTTGATAGATGACTATCCTCTGAGCAAAGCAACTCAAATACGTGATAGGGATGTGGTAGAATTATTACTCAAATACGAATATGGAACAGATGTGAGCACCTTGGATGATTCTCCAGAGGGTGATTCATCTACTGGTAGTGCGCTCCATATAGCTATGGGTAATGGTGATATCCCTATTCTTGAAATTTTTTTAGCGCACAAAGGTATAAATGTAAATCTACCTGCTAGAAACGGTCGGTTGCCCTTACAAACAGGTATAATCAATTATGAATTTAGACGTGACAGCAATCAGCTAAATGCAGTACGTTTGCTATTAAAAGACAAGAGAACTGATATCAATAAAAAAGATAGTTTTACAGGAGATACCTCACTTTGTATAGCAGTTGAGTGGGGTCTTACAGACATGGTAGAAATATTATTAGAGCAAAAAAATATATATTTGGAACCAAAAAATAGTCACGGACGTACCCCACTTGGTCAAGCGGTGCATGGTGGTCGTGTAGAAATCGTAGAGTTGCTATTAAATCACGGAGCCAATCCAGAAGGTATTACACCAACAAAATGGAGTGCATTTTTATCAAATGGTTCTCAAAAACACAAAAGAATCCAAGGACTTCTAGAGAAGGCAAAGCAAGCAAATGTGTCAAAGTTAAATTTTGAAAAACGCAAAGCAAGTCCTGATTTTTTAGAAAACGAAAAACCTAGTAAACGTATTCGTTAA
- a CDS encoding serine hydrolase domain-containing protein: MEITNLIDNFEAISAKIIACCNAPGVAVAIVTPKEILSLKTYGVRHLGKKEYVNQDTLFRVASLSKIFTSALVSKLNTANIIDLESPIKQYLPFIHISDHNHINRIKIKNLLSHTSGIATYSLESKAYLPISLNELIADLPTTRKVSEPGKMFHYQNVIFSLIAPIISKASSFPLAIFLQKIARYKIDSCT, translated from the coding sequence ATGGAGATAACTAATCTAATTGACAATTTTGAAGCTATATCAGCAAAAATAATTGCCTGTTGCAATGCCCCTGGTGTAGCAGTAGCAATTGTTACACCAAAAGAAATTTTATCATTAAAGACATATGGTGTACGTCATTTAGGTAAAAAAGAATATGTAAATCAAGATACCCTTTTTAGAGTAGCATCATTATCTAAAATTTTTACCAGTGCATTGGTTTCAAAACTCAATACAGCAAATATAATTGATCTAGAATCTCCTATTAAACAATATCTTCCTTTTATACATATTTCTGATCATAACCATATAAATCGTATTAAAATAAAAAATTTACTTAGTCATACGAGTGGTATCGCCACTTATAGTTTAGAAAGCAAAGCTTATTTACCAATAAGTTTGAATGAGCTTATAGCTGATCTACCTACTACACGAAAAGTGAGTGAGCCAGGAAAAATGTTTCACTATCAAAATGTAATTTTTAGTCTTATTGCCCCAATTATATCAAAAGCCTCGTCCTTTCCTTTAGCCATATTTCTACAGAAAATAGCTAGATATAAAATAGATTCCTGTACATAA
- a CDS encoding DUF6913 domain-containing protein, with translation MNLYLIFKFLVLKIITRFLSKNLVVERRNVGLKEAVTIGVLYSYEEPTKHESVQRFIRNLKSLDKKISILCYTTPKDHVHQNSNLLYSFGHEAISTFGKVESDQVKKFIDTPFDYLFHIDLNTNPILDYIIAKNAAKCRVGHFDASRKNLFEVMVKINTTTPIEDVKRLSIQMLHYTKCMEH, from the coding sequence ATGAACCTATATCTAATATTTAAATTTTTAGTCTTAAAGATTATTACGAGGTTTTTATCCAAAAATCTGGTTGTTGAACGCAGGAATGTAGGGTTGAAAGAAGCAGTAACCATCGGTGTACTCTATAGCTATGAAGAGCCTACCAAACATGAAAGCGTACAACGTTTTATTCGAAACTTAAAAAGCTTAGATAAAAAGATTAGTATACTCTGTTATACTACACCCAAAGACCATGTGCATCAAAACAGTAATTTATTATATTCCTTTGGACATGAGGCTATTTCTACTTTTGGAAAAGTAGAAAGTGACCAAGTAAAGAAATTTATAGATACACCTTTTGATTATTTATTTCATATAGATCTTAATACTAACCCAATTTTAGACTACATTATAGCTAAAAATGCAGCTAAATGCCGAGTAGGCCATTTCGATGCGAGTCGTAAAAATTTATTTGAAGTTATGGTAAAAATAAACACAACTACTCCTATTGAGGATGTTAAGAGATTGTCTATTCAAATGTTACACTATACCAAATGTATGGAACATTAA
- the prmC gene encoding peptide chain release factor N(5)-glutamine methyltransferase, whose translation MNLFSITASSLIEVTIQKLFDSLDQELMPVIQDSRERRAVIRRLLGHYFGVDATDFILNSMVSISPILQRELLDAIGRLQNGMPIQYVMGEAYFAGQTFKVTPDVLIPRGETEEWVVFLTDNIAYPTSILDIGTGSGCIAITLKQKFPQASVDAIDISKEALKIAVYNATQLNTDVHFIEMDILTDQLPDRCWSLIVSNPPYVKISEQHFMKRNVLDYEPHLALFVDDADPLLFHRHIASLSIHHLTPNGILCLEINETLSRKVVDLLHELAFRTVVLHKDMHGKDRWVMATL comes from the coding sequence ATGAATTTATTTTCTATTACAGCTTCTTCTTTAATAGAAGTAACTATTCAGAAATTATTTGACTCCTTGGACCAAGAATTAATGCCCGTGATCCAAGATTCAAGAGAAAGACGTGCGGTCATTCGACGATTATTAGGTCATTATTTTGGAGTCGATGCCACAGACTTTATACTAAACTCAATGGTATCCATTAGTCCAATATTACAAAGGGAACTTTTGGATGCTATTGGTAGGTTACAAAATGGTATGCCTATACAATATGTGATGGGAGAAGCTTATTTTGCTGGACAAACATTTAAAGTAACCCCCGATGTGCTTATTCCAAGGGGAGAAACAGAGGAATGGGTAGTTTTTTTGACCGACAATATAGCTTATCCCACCTCCATTTTAGATATAGGAACGGGAAGTGGTTGTATTGCCATTACACTAAAACAAAAATTCCCTCAGGCTTCGGTAGATGCCATTGATATAAGCAAGGAGGCGCTTAAAATTGCTGTTTATAATGCAACACAATTGAATACTGATGTGCATTTTATTGAAATGGACATACTGACTGATCAGCTTCCTGATCGCTGCTGGTCGCTAATCGTCAGTAATCCTCCTTATGTTAAAATAAGTGAACAGCACTTTATGAAACGAAATGTATTAGATTATGAGCCACATTTAGCTTTATTTGTAGATGACGCTGACCCACTGTTATTTCATAGGCATATTGCATCTCTTTCCATACACCATCTAACGCCGAATGGCATCTTATGTTTGGAAATAAATGAAACATTAAGTAGAAAGGTTGTAGATTTGTTGCATGAGTTGGCATTTAGGACAGTAGTCCTACATAAAGACATGCATGGAAAAGATAGATGGGTTATGGCTACGCTTTAA
- a CDS encoding ankyrin repeat domain-containing protein, with product MCTSCSQGLTHAQWSKTENKASSSKISEGKIIKKKLRGVGKRKKKNTASNNWTSYHIAAYFGSMEEFVRLKNFKADPNAKGKHEIIPIHLAAYFNHIDVGSSLLDRGANAHQKSSNNWTSLHFAAANGSSDLLEKLLLHVIKQSIPNNEFKTIELFLLEKIKQQQTDLPILLAVNESDIDVVGIFNLFVQAPGINTYTEDYAYPTANVHTNREFNSVLDLLMIIANNNANIQKNGITMLHSAAYHGHTEWVKKLLENGNDIEAKMKDDETPLHCAVYFDHADVVRLLLDARANKNAKDMYGNTLLHFAARNGSVEVCTQFPEILCDVHTPNSHGATPLHVAAWRGDQQFCNILLNAGANINAQGAHGWTPAHYAAFGNYSELFDTLKECGADLSIRNSDGKTPNDLVITERSSE from the coding sequence ATGTGTACTAGTTGTAGCCAAGGATTAACGCATGCTCAATGGAGTAAAACAGAAAATAAAGCATCAAGTAGTAAGATTAGTGAAGGCAAAATTATAAAAAAGAAGCTTAGAGGAGTAGGTAAAAGGAAGAAAAAAAACACTGCCAGTAATAATTGGACTTCTTATCACATTGCAGCTTATTTCGGATCGATGGAAGAGTTTGTAAGATTAAAAAATTTTAAAGCTGATCCTAATGCAAAAGGAAAACATGAGATAATACCCATCCATCTTGCAGCTTATTTTAATCATATAGATGTTGGATCTTCATTATTAGATCGTGGTGCTAATGCACATCAAAAGAGTTCAAATAACTGGACCTCACTACATTTTGCAGCTGCAAATGGTAGTTCTGATTTACTTGAAAAATTGTTATTACATGTAATAAAACAATCGATACCAAATAATGAATTTAAGACAATTGAATTATTCTTATTAGAAAAAATAAAGCAACAACAAACTGATTTACCAATTCTTTTGGCAGTAAATGAAAGTGATATAGATGTGGTTGGGATTTTTAATTTATTCGTACAAGCTCCTGGTATTAATACATATACAGAAGATTATGCATATCCTACTGCAAACGTGCATACAAACCGTGAGTTTAATAGTGTATTAGACTTGCTAATGATTATTGCTAATAATAATGCAAATATACAGAAAAATGGCATAACAATGTTACATTCTGCAGCTTATCACGGCCATACAGAATGGGTTAAAAAATTGTTAGAAAATGGAAATGATATAGAAGCAAAAATGAAGGATGATGAAACGCCATTGCATTGTGCAGTTTATTTTGATCATGCAGATGTAGTAAGATTATTATTGGATGCTAGAGCTAATAAAAACGCAAAAGATATGTATGGCAATACACTTTTACATTTTGCAGCTAGGAACGGCAGTGTAGAAGTTTGTACACAATTCCCAGAAATTTTGTGCGATGTGCATACACCAAATAGTCATGGCGCTACCCCTCTTCATGTAGCAGCTTGGCGTGGAGATCAACAATTCTGTAATATATTGCTCAATGCGGGAGCGAATATAAATGCACAAGGTGCACATGGTTGGACTCCTGCTCACTATGCAGCTTTTGGAAACTACAGTGAATTATTTGATACTCTAAAAGAGTGTGGAGCTGATCTTTCTATACGGAATTCCGATGGAAAAACGCCTAATGATTTGGTAATCACGGAACGATCGTCAGAATAA